The following is a genomic window from Hymenobacter sp. APR13.
ATTTTTTCGTTGCTCATCAACTCCTGCGTGCGGCAGGGGGCGGCGGGGCGGAGCCGGGAATTAGGCTTGCATTTGCCGGTGTTTTATATACATTTGTGTATAAAATCATTTGGGTATATGGCAGAACAGGAAACAGTCGGGCAAAGATTTACACAGCTTATTGCTCATTTGGGCATAAGCAAGAATGCTTTTGCCAATTCGCTTGACAAGACGGCCACCGTCATTCAACATCTTGTGGAAGAGCGAAATAAGCCAGGATTTGACCTTTTGTGTAAAGTCTTTGATGTATATCCAAATGTGTCAAAAGACTGGCTTCTTCAGGGTGTTGGCTCCATGCTGATAACAGACAGTCCGGCACCTGCCGCACCACTACCAGCCGCCGCCGCTGCCCCCGGCGCCACTGATACTCCTAGCCCGGCTGTCCAGCCACCGGCCCCCTCTGCCCCCGAAATTGCAGTGGCCGCAGTGGCCACAGCCGCGCCCGTGGCCGCTGCTCCGGCACCCGCGCCAGCAGCAGCAGCAGCAGCTACTCCGGCTCCCACGCTCGTTTGGGAGTCTGTGCCGGCTGTTGCGCCAGTTGCAGCCCCTGCACCTGTTTCGGTGCCAGCCCCGGCCGCTGAACTGCCCGCAGCGGAAGTGCCGGTGACACCGGGGCCGGCTGCCGCACCGGTTGCCGCGGTAGTAGCCTCAGTGCCGCCCGTCGCAGCAGCTGTGGCACCGGCGCCGGCAGCTGCTCCCGAGGCGGCGTGGCAGTCGGCTCTCTACACGCAGCAGATGGCACACCAACTGGCTATGGCCGAGCTGCGCAACCAGCACCTGCAGGACCAGCAGCGCCTCATGCAGCAGATGCTGGATTTGATGCAGCGCCGCATGTAGCATCGGCTTGCTTACCAGTAACGCGAAGTTCCACTTCGCGGAGCGTTAAAACCGTCGCCGAAGGACCCATCGTCCAACGGCACGCACGCCCCGCGAAGTGGAACTTCGCGTTACAGTAGTGTTAGTGCTGGAATACTTCGATGCCCAGCTCTTCGGCTTCCATCAGGTTCTGGGGCGTCACGGCGGTGAGGCGCAGGCGCTTCAGCTCGCCCACCAGCAGCGGGTCGTATTTGGCCGTTACGCGGATGTAGTTGGGCGTGAAGCCTTCCATCTGGCCGTTGGTTACGTCGTCCTCGAACAGCACGGCCGTTTCCAGGCCTACATGCTGCTCGTAGAAGTGGCGCTTTTTCTTCTCTGAAAGGCCCCGCAGCTGGGTGGTGCGCTCGTGGCGGTGGCGGTCCTGCACGCGGCCGGGCAGGGTGGGAGCCAGCGTGTTTTCGCGCTCCGAGTACGGAAACACGTGCAGGTAGCTTACGTCCAGCTCGTTCAGGAACTGGTAGGTTTCCAGAAAATCAGCCTCCGTTTCGCCGGGAAATCCCACAATGACGTCGACGCCGATGCAGGCGTGCGGCATCACCTCCTTGATCAGCCGCACCCGCTCCACGTACAGCTCGCGGCGGTAGCGGCGGCGCATCAGCCCCAGAATCTTGTTGGAGCCCGACTGCAGCGGAATATGGAAGTGCGGCATAAACCGCTTCGACTGCGCCACAAACCGGATGATTTCGTCGGACAGCAGATTCGGCTCGCAGCTACTGATGCGGAACCGCTCGATGCCTTCGACCTCATCCAGCGCCTGCACCAGGTCGAAGAAGTTCTCCTGCCGCTCCCGCTCGGGGCCCTGCAGCCCGAAGTCGCCGAGGTTGACGCCCGTCAGCACGATTTCCTTGACGC
Proteins encoded in this region:
- the mtaB gene encoding tRNA (N(6)-L-threonylcarbamoyladenosine(37)-C(2))-methylthiotransferase MtaB yields the protein MEMETRKVAFYTLGCKLNFSETSAIGRQFEEHGFVKAAFEDAADIYVINTCSVTDHADRKCRKVVKEALKHNPDAFVAIVGCYAQLKPQEIAEIPGVHAVLGAAEKFQLVETLAGFQKPAIGEPGRVFASPISEATEFHAAHSYGDRTRTFLKVQDGCDYSCSFCTIPLARGASRSGSVQSVVERVQKLAETGVKEIVLTGVNLGDFGLQGPERERQENFFDLVQALDEVEGIERFRISSCEPNLLSDEIIRFVAQSKRFMPHFHIPLQSGSNKILGLMRRRYRRELYVERVRLIKEVMPHACIGVDVIVGFPGETEADFLETYQFLNELDVSYLHVFPYSERENTLAPTLPGRVQDRHRHERTTQLRGLSEKKKRHFYEQHVGLETAVLFEDDVTNGQMEGFTPNYIRVTAKYDPLLVGELKRLRLTAVTPQNLMEAEELGIEVFQH